ttatcatcaaaacacctttgaatcacattcaccatgaaACCTTGCTTCTACATAACATTGACACGACACCTTTTGAAATTGCTTGTGTTTTTTTACTCatatatggtaaaaaaaaattactctaaaaaaccctaaaaccaGTTTATTTACAAATCTCTAACCCTAAATAGGTTTTTAGCTTCATCCCTAACCAagttactcttttttttatcttcccttCCCTCATTAAAAGCTGTGTAACGTTTACTGATCCCATCTTCTTCCCCGAACCTGCAATCCACATCTAACAATACCCATTTCAGCAAAAACACCAAAGCCAACACCTTTTTTGTTTTGGCCCATACCCCACATGGCTTGGCTAACCCATTTCAATTGGGGTTGGTTTGTTGGTTGGCAACGTCGTAACCTTAACCAAAGCCAAAACTTTTTTCACTTCCTCTCTctctgggttttttttttttgaatcccTGTACTGATTTTGCGTTGTAGAGATGGCGGCAGAAAAAGGTGTTGAGATGGTGGCATTGGAGTGTTTGGGAAAAAGGTTCAATTTGGCCAGCAATTTTCGGTTGAGGTTCGCAAAGGGAATTCAGAAAGAGAGGTTGGTGGTGCTTGATGAACAGAACAAGAGGGATATTTTGATTCCTGGAACTAGAGGAGTTACCATTAAAGGGGTTTCTAAGAATATTCATTGTGATAAAGGGGATTACGATGTCGTTTCCCTCTGTTTCCACATTGACGACCACCACCCTGTCCAAGCCAAAATCGGGGTGTGTCCCATTTGTTGGAAGAAGGTGGGATTGGATCTCGTTAGACATATTACTACGCAACATGGGAACTTCTTGAGGGTGCAGCGTAAAAGGAGGGTCAGGAAAGTAGGCTCTGGTTCAACAATGTCTATATTGAGAAAAGAGTTACGAGAAGGAGCCTTGCAGTCCCTTCTTGGAAGTTCTTCATACTTAGCTTCCTCCAATTCTGAGCCTGAtcctttgttatcatcttttATGTTTAACCCAGCTGTAACTGATGATTCTTTTGTTGAAGATACTCTAGTAAAAGAAAGCCTATTTAGGGTTAGGGATTTGTAAATAAACTGGTTTTAGGATTTTTtcagcttaaaaaaaaaattaccacaaatgggtaaaaaaaaaaacacaagcagTTTCAAGGTGTCTCTCTTCACACGTGACAATCAACAATCAACGTCACTGCTGCTTAACGGTCAACGTCTAATACGTCCAATTAAGGCATTTGGGACCAACATtgcataattttataaaacaagaagaccaaatttgtgaattaaattaccgGGAGACCAAATGCGAAATTGGAGTTAAAGTAGAGAACTAAAAGTGCAATTTTgcctaaattttaataaataactaaaataatttataccatACATaacaactattaaaaaaattaaaaataattcacaatcatttttaaaaaaattgcaacaaaaaaaattaataataatttccagtatattatttttaattaaaatttaaaaaaaataccatacaAATCACGAATTTGAATGGCAATAgcactaattaaatttaaataaataactaaataatttttaccaTGCATaacaactattaaaaaaaattaaaaataacttacactcacgagaatttttttaaaaattgcaacaaaattttttaattttcaattttgaattaataaaaaaaaatttaaaaattacaatacgATCACGGATTCTTATGCCCACCAcacaaaataaacttttaataaaacattaacaaaaatttaccaacaataaaaataataattatttttaataataacaaataaattttaccaaaaataaaaggaaataaatgttaaaataattaaaaaaaaagtaaaaaaaaaaaagaaaaggaactaAGAGGAACTAAAATTGGATGTTTCCATTAGGTGGAACTCCACCTACATaatgtgtgacaccctctactctcacaaatataaataaataataaactaaagtcatgcaaaaaaaaaaattaaaacacatttaatttaaatcaattcaaaaagataaaaagttcACATTCACTTAGTGAAATCATAGTAGAAATTGTTCGAATAAGAAATAAAGTTATCCCGGCTCAAAATAAGACCGCACATtctgaataaatataaaacaaaagctaaaacaaaaaaacataacacaattatatcattcaCAAAATTGAAACATATGAGGTAAAATCCTACGCCCCGATGTCACACTTATGAGAGCATGTCCCTATCACAGGCTAAGTCTCTTAATCTCCAACATGAAACTCATTATATGTTGGCTCACCTGAAACAAAATGACAATcaacccaaacacaaacacacaccgggaatgagttatcacattcgtatataataaaacattagagcATGTAAAACATAATACTTAgagctgaatttatataaataacatcacTTCACAAAATCACACACATTATTCACACTCATTCAAGTTCACACACAccagaaaataacatcaaaccacaattgttaactcaatgaaagtcaaacacaagcgttatgcaacaaatatgctagactcaagcctatatgcaatgtggtaccattcttCAATATGGTACATGACGGGACATGCCTCACAAtgggtaagtcaggtcactctcactaggtgaaatcatagggagaccaatcatggtcactctattttacgagaatgctccaatcatatgggatcaacacaggcttaaaggagcactcaaaccgggtgtatttaccctcaaggcctacactccgaggAGTCCCTCAGGACCACTCCCTCCTAATTCAGGTCCAACtcagaaaaaaatttaacacacaGACTCTACCAATGAATTATGCAaaacacacaactactcaattattttgaaaatctcaattattttttcaaaattattttaactcatcACGCCTTAAGTGGTTAAACTCGTTGGGTTCCCACCGTGGAACCTATCATAACTCatcgcgcattaactcgtcgcccttaaagggttttacagttgtgtgattacataattcatagctcacaactcaatacatacaacatctcaataccCATGTAATTCACAATTCATTACATAACAAATgattatcacttacacacaatctCAATCCCAATTACATAAtcccaataaaataatttatcatatctCATGAATCATACACATATCATTAGTAGTAATATTTACATGTCACAAAACACATATAAATTAAATCGaactatatcatatatatatatatatatatatatatatatatatatatatatatatatatatatatatatataatattaatcacACTCACATGCATGGTGTAGAAAGGATCATGTGTTTTTAGAAAAGCTTTCGTATCTAAATATGCCAGTAATTCCTATGTACAATGACATCACATTTCTAACAAAATATCACATAAATCTATTTGACTTTCTTCTTCCATGATTGCGGAAAGAAAACTCAATCTGCGAAACCACAATCACTTCGTACATAGAATTTTCAATCACCatcataaaaattagaaaaggtCACGAGgaaaaaacgaaataaaattattcaatcctttaaaatcaatcaaaacccTTAAATGACACAGAAGTAAAAACACAAAATCACAAAGAAATactcttgaaatcaaattacaAAAGATGTTAGATTGGGACATCAATTGATTCATCAAACACAATTTATTTGCGaatgaaagcataaaaacaattgaatttcataaaacaacccaaaattgatcctctagagatccctatacatgttcattctaatccctaagcgtgagtaactcatcccttacctcgatgtaGTCACTCAAGCGTTCCCTATTAGCAATGGTGGCAtttctggtgctctctagagctcctcctttGGCTGTTTTATTAGGGTTCTTGTGCatcagagaaaaagaaagaaatagaatgtgtttttgtaaaagctgctttgggtaaaatttaaatttatatagtgAGGGAATTGATGacctaatcttattttttatttatttaaaggaaGTAAAGGGACGACTGTTACAATTCTAGGTCCCTTAAAAGAATTTTTGCCTCTGAAACTTACCAGTATTGAATAAGGTAGGATATGCATCATGCATCTGACCCTCTAGTTCCCAGGTGGCATCCTTGCCTGAAGCACTCCCCCATACCACTTTGACCAAGGGAATCTCCTTCCCCCTTAGTTGTTTGACCATACAGTCGTCGATTCTCAATGacaatgtttcatatgtcaagttcTCTTTCACTTGGACGTTGTCCAACTCGATCACATGCGACAGATCATGAACATATTTTCTGAGCTGAGAAATATGGAAGACACTATGGAGATTTGAGAGAGATGGTGGTAAGGCCACTTGATACGCAATTGGGCCGACACGCTTTAGGATTTCAAAGGGACCAATGAATCTAGGTGTAAGCTTATAGGACTTCAATGCCCTGCCAAACCCCAGTGCACAAagtgactctcaagaatacatgatcacctaCACCAAATTCAAGGtcctttcttcttctatcaTGGTAGCTCTTCTGCCTACTTTGGGTTGTTCTCATCCTCTCTGGGATCAACTTGACCTTTTCAGTGATCTACTAAACCACCTCAGGTCCTAAGGCAATGCTCTCACCGGAATCTACCCAACATAGAGGTGTCCTGCATCTCCTACCATACAATGCCTTGTAAGGCGACATACTTATACTGGAGTGAAAACTATTGTTGTATGTAAATTCTATCAAGGGTAAGAAACTATCCCAACTACCCCTCTACTCTAACACATAGGCTCTCAAGAGGTCCTCTAAGGATTGGATGGTGCGCTTGGTCTGATCGTCAGTCTGTGGGTGGTAAGCAGAACTCAACCTAAGCTTGGTCCCCAAGGCTTTATGAAgactctcccaaaatctagaggtaaatcTGGGATCTCTATCAAAAACTATGCTAGAAGGAACACCATGTAGTCTAACTATCTCACTGACATACAAGCTAGTCAACCTCTTTAAGGAATATCTGATGTTAATTGGGATGAAGTGAGTAGATTTCGTCAACCTGTCTACAATAACCCAAATGGAATTTAAACCTTTGGGGGTCCTAGGTAATCCCACCACGAAATCCATGGAGATGTTATCCCACTTCCACTCAGGTATCTCTAAAGGTTGCAACTTCCCCGAAGGCTTCTGGTGCTCTATCTTAGCTTTCTGATACACTAGGCACACAAGGACAAACTCATTAACTACTCT
The Glycine max cultivar Williams 82 chromosome 16, Glycine_max_v4.0, whole genome shotgun sequence genome window above contains:
- the LOC121173681 gene encoding protein DEHYDRATION-INDUCED 19 homolog 7-like codes for the protein MAAEKGVEMVALECLGKRFNLASNFRLRFAKGIQKERLVVLDEQNKRDILIPGTRGVTIKGVSKNIHCDKGDYDVVSLCFHIDDHHPVQAKIGVCPICWKKVGLDLVRHITTQHGNFLRVQRKRRVRKVGSGSTMSILRKELREGALQSLLGSSSYLASSNSEPDPLLSSFMFNPAVTDDSFVEDTLVKESLFRVRDL